In a single window of the Candidatus Celerinatantimonas neptuna genome:
- the gcvR gene encoding Glycine cleavage system transcriptional repressor, translating to MEHHLVITAVGRDRPDIVNQLTRHVSDCGCNIVDSRLALYGAEFTLIMLLSGHWNAITRVETTLPLKSQELDLVTVVKRTTQHERPKYKARANLYIRIPDTAGIIRQFTQFISDHGLSLASLRSQLDQNILELNMVVFIPEGDVMQTDTDIEKQFAQLCQKLGTESSQLTIHPQ from the coding sequence ATGGAGCATCATCTCGTCATTACAGCTGTTGGTCGTGATCGACCTGATATAGTAAACCAACTCACCCGCCACGTGAGCGATTGCGGATGCAATATTGTCGATAGCCGTCTGGCTTTGTATGGGGCTGAGTTTACCTTGATTATGCTGCTATCCGGGCACTGGAACGCAATAACCCGAGTCGAAACGACATTGCCGCTAAAAAGTCAGGAACTCGATCTTGTCACCGTAGTCAAGCGCACGACTCAACATGAAAGGCCAAAATATAAAGCTCGGGCAAATTTGTATATTCGCATCCCGGATACAGCCGGTATTATCCGCCAGTTTACCCAGTTCATTTCTGATCATGGCTTATCGCTTGCGTCTTTACGCTCGCAACTGGATCAAAATATACTGGAACTGAATATGGTTGTTTTCATCCCGGAAGGTGATGTGATGCAAACTGATACTGATATAGAGAAACAATTTGCACAGCTTTGCCAAAAATTGGGAACTGAATCATCCCAGCTCACTATTCATCCTCAATAA
- the bcp gene encoding Peroxiredoxin Bcp, with translation MPPIQAGQTAPNFTLLNQDGQSISLADFKGQRVLIYFYPKASTPGCTVQACGLRDSKEELDQLGITVLGISPDSPKRLTNFITKQSLNFALLSDEDHSVASAFGVWGEKKFMGKTYDGIHRISFLIDESGTVNKVFDKFKTKEHHQVVLDYLNQPE, from the coding sequence ATGCCCCCAATTCAAGCTGGTCAAACTGCACCTAACTTCACGTTATTAAATCAGGATGGTCAGTCAATTAGTTTGGCAGACTTTAAAGGTCAAAGAGTCCTAATTTACTTCTATCCTAAGGCATCAACTCCCGGATGCACTGTACAGGCTTGTGGCCTTAGAGACTCAAAAGAGGAATTAGACCAACTGGGAATTACAGTCCTTGGAATTAGCCCGGATAGTCCCAAACGACTGACTAACTTTATCACCAAGCAATCTTTAAATTTTGCGTTGCTATCAGATGAAGATCACAGCGTAGCCAGTGCTTTTGGCGTTTGGGGCGAGAAAAAATTTATGGGAAAAACATATGATGGTATTCATCGAATCTCTTTTCTGATCGATGAATCAGGTACCGTCAACAAAGTTTTTGATAAATTTAAAACGAAAGAACACCATCAGGTCGTACTCGACTATCTGAATCAGCCTGAATAA